The region GGCCCGCCAGCTAACAGACCGAGTGATATATAGTACTACGATCTGATTGAGAGTATGCGGTGCCGCGACAGGATCAGGGGCACGATTTGAGGACTCCACTGGAGAAGAACACTAGATATCgagattatttatgattttgttgtttttttattaagacACTGTAAACTTTGTAATCCAACTTCActctatattattattattattattattattattataccgTTCATCAGTTTGTTTATGCAATTTGTAATTTTTGCATATCGTAAAAGCGGAAAATATAATAAAACGCTGACTAAAAAACAgttttcataaattatttaaattttaacaataaagAATATATGAGCAGCAATGATTGGGCAAATTGATGCCCAATCATGAAtctgtctccccaatcattatGGAGAGATGCAATCCGTGATTTTAAATCACAGATTGCATTAATCTCGTTAATTACTCCACAAAGGAGTAGTTAACGTGATCCGTGATTTAAAATCGCGGATCACCACGCAATCCGTGATTTTAAATTGCGGATTGCGTGGTCCCAAGCAAAAAAAcagaattaatataaaaacaggcACAAATTTGTAGTTTTAAAAGAACCCGTAGGCACAGATCAAACAATAACCCTAATCACCTTTATACTACTTTTTAATTCTATCAAGATTTGTAAAAGTTGGCAGTATAATTCAtcgccttttatttttttcaataatgtCATTGTTAAAAAAGATATGCAATGTTTGAGAACAATGTGACGCAACACGTTAGATcccataaataatttataatgttGCTAAGTTTATTAATGATTTCAAAACTTAATCTAGGGCCATATCTTTTTGAAgaaacaaaacacaaaacatCAAATTATGCATTAAACTATCAACACAATCCTCACGACATATGACTTGTTGTACCGTGTTGTCCCCGGATCATTGCGTCAACTGTAAATcgtcaaaatattaaataatgatATAATTGTAAAAAGAAGTTGCAAATGATATTGTCAAATTTTAATGGCCAGGAGAAAATTAGTgtaaggtggtgattttatataagtAACCCACAAAATTATTGTtgattacaaataaaaaagatgtattgagtttatttttatttttttatgaatgtaaaatttaataaaaggtCACGAGAAATGGCAAACGCTTCCAACTACAAGAATTTTCGCACAAAAAGTGGCATGAGGCACACTAGAGGCTACGACTCGAGAGAGGAAAAACAATCAATGGAAAAGAATACAATCCGGATTCCTAAAGAAATCCATTCCCGAGTATGGGAAGCTAGTTACATTACAACTAAAGTAAAAACAAGCTGAGATGAAGTTTCTAAACACTAGATCTTCAATGCCTGttgatttttgttcaaaaattcTTCGGTTTCTGCTTTTCCATAACTCCCAAATGGTAATGTCCCAAAGTGAATGCCAAAGTTTTGGATTCGAACATCTAGGAATGAGAGAGTTCCATTGGAGAAGGAATTCATCAATCTTATTTGGCATAACAGAAGAAATACCAACCTTCCTCAAAATATTATTCCAAACTGATGAGGCAAAGGGACAATGCATAAGGATATGATTCTGAGTTTCCGGTTTCTTACACAGCGAGCAAAGTGTGTTTGCATCCGAGACGATGTTCCTGTTATTAAGATAGATCAATGAGGAGACACATTCATGTAATGCTAACCAGATAAAGCAACAAATCTGTGGAGGAGAGAAGGAGGACCAGGCTGTGCAGAATGAAGACGTGACAGGTGAAGGAAGGTTCCTTTGTAATATTCCTGCTGTATTTGAATTAAACAAAGTTGAAGAAACCGACCTGTTAATCCTAGTAGCAGATAATGGAAGCTGCAAATTCGCAGCAGTCCTAGTTAATTTGCAAAAACTTCCAGCTGAATACACACCACCATGTTTAATCCAGCAAACCAAATCTTGTTCTGGAGATGAAATAATCAAACGCATGTGGGAAAGCATAGAATCGAGCTCTCTTTTTTCATTCAATCGTAACCTGCGACGCCAACTCCATTCACTGTTAAATATAGTAGAGATAGAAGCTTCTTTTTGTCTTGATAGATTAAAGGGGCGAGGGAAAAGATCCTTCATAATACCATTATCAACCCAGCGATCAGACCAAAACGAGATTGAGAGACCATTATTTACCTTAAACTTAATATTCGACAAGAACAGCGACCATTGTGAATAATCAGTACAACAGCTTCTCCGAATACCCTTCCAAACATATGAAAGTTGAGATGCATCGTTGGAAGTTAAAGAGTTCCAATTATACATATTAGAGCATGTGAACATTAATCCTCGACGACAAGGAATTCGAGTTCTGAAATCGCAATTTCCAAACTCATTTATACAGTAAACTCTGATTACGAATGCGAAGCTTATAAATGCCGAAACCACCGTCTTTAAAATCAGAACAAATAGTTTCCCACGAAACTTTACAAAGAGCTCTCGATGTAGAATCACCTTTCCATAAGAACCGTTTCATGTAACTCTCAAGTTTATTTTCAATAGACACAGGCATTTTAAACAAAGACATGTAATAAACAGGTAAACTCTGCATGACAgatttaatc is a window of Mercurialis annua linkage group LG2, ddMerAnnu1.2, whole genome shotgun sequence DNA encoding:
- the LOC126668243 gene encoding uncharacterized protein LOC126668243 — encoded protein: MYNWNSLTSNDASQLSYVWKGIRRSCCTDYSQWSLFLSNIKFKVNNGLSISFWSDRWVDNGIMKDLFPRPFNLSRQKEASISTIFNSEWSWRRRLRLNEKRELDSMLSHMRLIISSPEQDLVCWIKHGGVYSAGSFCKLTRTAANLQLPLSATRINRSVSSTLFNSNTAGILQRNLPSPVTSSFCTAWSSFSPPQICCFIWLALHECVSSLIYLNNRNIVSDANTLCSLCKKPETQNHILMHCPFASSVWNNILRKVGISSVMPNKIDEFLLQWNSLIPRCSNPKLWHSLWDITIWELWKSRNRRIFEQKSTGIEDLVFRNFISACFYFSCNVTSFPYSGMDFFRNPDCILFH